The Lutra lutra chromosome 10, mLutLut1.2, whole genome shotgun sequence genome contains a region encoding:
- the LOC125079876 gene encoding olfactory receptor 5B2-like encodes MLLVPEPNLYTGFMPFPQTASSGCPSLCCCHDPYTWHLVIPKQHPWRTTQLILLGLTNAPELQIPLFITFTLIYLINVVGNLGMMVLILLDSRLHTAMYFFLSNLSLVDFCYSIAVIPKVMAGLLIGDKVISYNACAAQMFFFAVFATAENYLLASMDYDRYAAVCKPLHYTTTMTTGVCAWLATGCYVCGFLNASIHTGIIFRLSFCKSNVIHHFFCDTLAVMSLSCSERHVSDLILVFEASFHIFFALLVILISYLFLFITILKMPSVEGYLKAISTCASHITALSIFYGTIIFMYSQPSFSHSMDTDKITSVFYTMVIPMLNPVVYSLRNKEVKNTFKKVVEKAISSLSFIS; translated from the coding sequence GGCATCTTGTGATTCCCAAACAACATCCATGGAGAACAACACAGCTCATCCTGCTGGGACTAACTAATGCCCCAGAGCTGCAGATCCCTCTTTTTATCACATTCACCCTCATTTACCTCATCAATGTGGTTGGAAACTTGGGGATGATGGTGCTGATTCTGTTGGACTCTCGTCTTCATACtgccatgtacttcttcctcagtaACCTATCTCTGGTGGACTTTTGTTACTCTATAGCTGTCATTCCCAAGGTCATGGCTGGATTACTTATAGGAGACAAGGTCATCTCCTACAATGCATGTGCTGCTCAGATGTTCTTTTTTGCAGTCTTTGCCACAGCAGAAAATTACCTCCTGGCTTCAATGGACTATGACCGCTATGCAGCGGTTTGCAAACCCCTCCATTACACCACCACCATGACGACAGGTGTATGTGCTTGGCTGGCCACAGGCTGCTATGTCTGTGGTTTCTTGAATGCCTCCATCCACACTGGGATCATTTTCAGGCTCTCCTTCTGTAAGTCCAATGTGATCCATCACTTTTTCTGTGATACTCTTGCCGTCATGTCTCTCTCTTGTTCTGAGAGACATGTCAGTGATCTGATTCTTGTCTTTGAGGCAAGCTTCCACATCTTTTTTGCTCTCCTGGTTATCTTGATTTcctacctgtttctttttatcaccATCCTGAAGATGCCCTCAGTGGAGGGATACCTGAAGGCTATATCCACCTGTGCCTCCCACATCACTGCACTATCCATCTTCTATGGGACAATCATTTTCATGTACTCCCAGCCCAGCTTCAGCCACTCCATGGACACAGACAAAATCACATCTGTGTTCTATACTATGGTCATCCCCATGCTGAATCCTGTGGTGTATAGCCTGAGAAATAAAGAGGTCAAGAACACTTTCAAGAAGGTTGTTGAGAAGGCAATATCATCTCTAAGCTTTATCTCTTAG